A window of the Bradyrhizobium diazoefficiens genome harbors these coding sequences:
- a CDS encoding type II toxin-antitoxin system RelE/ParE family toxin — MGQARAVKVRYTKRALAQIDEALTYINARSPQGATHVRDRIVALIALLEDRPYAGRQTTRAYVRRLPVNPYPYLIDYRVTSTEIVIMRFRHAARRPPRTR, encoded by the coding sequence GTGGGCCAAGCACGGGCTGTGAAGGTCCGTTACACGAAACGGGCGCTCGCCCAAATCGACGAAGCTCTGACCTACATCAATGCGCGCTCGCCCCAGGGAGCCACGCACGTCCGCGACCGCATTGTCGCGCTCATCGCGCTGCTTGAGGATCGCCCTTATGCAGGACGTCAGACCACTCGCGCATACGTCCGTCGCTTGCCGGTCAACCCTTATCCATATCTGATCGATTATCGTGTTACCTCGACAGAAATCGTTATTATGCGATTTCGCCACGCCGCCCGGCGTCCACCCAGAACTCGTTGA
- a CDS encoding BolA/IbaG family iron-sulfur metabolism protein: MPMDAHDIEAMIKAAIPDAEVTIRDLAGDGDHYAATVISESFRGKSRVQQHQIVYRSLQGQMGGVLHALALQTGVPGA, translated from the coding sequence ATGCCCATGGACGCCCACGATATCGAGGCGATGATCAAGGCAGCGATCCCCGATGCCGAGGTGACCATCCGTGACCTCGCCGGCGATGGCGACCACTATGCCGCGACCGTGATCTCGGAATCCTTCCGCGGCAAATCCCGCGTCCAGCAGCACCAGATCGTCTATCGGTCGCTGCAGGGCCAGATGGGCGGCGTGCTGCATGCGCTCGCGCTGCAAACCGGCGTGCCGGGCGCTTGA
- a CDS encoding low temperature requirement protein A → MAADNPRGALFRVILPNQPSRVTNAELFFDLVFVFAVTQVSHTLLHHFTPLGAVEVTLLFMAVWWVWVYTAWVTNWLNPELTPVRILVFLMMLGGLVLSTTIPTAFDGRGLWFAIAYATMQVGRTAFWLLATPRHRTAVRHNAIRILTWLSISAVLWIAGGLSEGETRLWLWIAAVSWEYIAPAVRFWVPRLGFSSVEAWRVEGGHMAERCSLFVIIALGEAVVVNGTTFAELDWTAGNILAFVSALVGSIAMWWIYFHKGAEAGAELISKTADSGRLARLAYTYLHMPIIAGIILTAVSDELVLKHPTGHSGVRTIVSTIGGPLVFLVGTILFKHSIRGFLQLSHGIGIILLLALWWLAADLSPLWLSVATSVVMIVVAVWESVSLGSKPEQAEEH, encoded by the coding sequence ATGGCTGCGGACAACCCACGCGGCGCGTTGTTTCGTGTCATCCTGCCGAACCAGCCCAGCCGCGTCACCAATGCCGAGCTGTTCTTCGACCTCGTCTTCGTCTTCGCCGTTACGCAGGTGTCGCACACGCTGCTGCACCACTTCACGCCGCTTGGGGCGGTCGAGGTTACGCTGCTGTTCATGGCGGTATGGTGGGTCTGGGTCTACACCGCCTGGGTCACCAACTGGCTCAACCCCGAGCTGACGCCGGTCCGCATCCTGGTCTTCCTGATGATGCTGGGCGGCCTCGTGCTGTCGACGACGATCCCGACCGCGTTCGATGGCCGCGGCCTCTGGTTCGCGATCGCCTACGCGACCATGCAGGTCGGACGGACCGCCTTCTGGCTGTTGGCGACCCCGCGGCATCGAACCGCCGTGCGGCACAACGCGATCCGGATCCTGACATGGCTTTCAATCTCCGCGGTGTTGTGGATCGCGGGCGGCCTGTCCGAGGGAGAGACGCGGCTATGGCTGTGGATCGCAGCGGTCAGCTGGGAGTACATCGCGCCCGCGGTGCGCTTCTGGGTCCCGAGGCTGGGCTTCTCGTCGGTCGAGGCCTGGCGCGTCGAAGGCGGCCACATGGCCGAACGGTGCTCCCTCTTCGTCATCATCGCGCTCGGCGAGGCCGTCGTCGTCAACGGCACGACCTTTGCCGAGCTAGACTGGACCGCGGGCAACATCCTGGCATTCGTCTCCGCGCTCGTCGGCAGCATTGCGATGTGGTGGATCTATTTCCACAAGGGCGCCGAGGCCGGCGCCGAGCTGATCTCGAAGACCGCCGATTCGGGCCGGCTGGCGCGGCTGGCCTATACCTATCTGCACATGCCGATCATCGCCGGCATCATCCTGACTGCGGTCTCGGACGAGCTGGTGCTGAAGCACCCGACCGGACATTCCGGCGTCCGCACCATCGTCAGCACGATCGGTGGTCCCTTGGTGTTCCTGGTTGGCACCATTTTGTTCAAGCACTCGATCCGCGGCTTCCTTCAGCTCTCGCACGGCATCGGCATCATCCTGCTGTTGGCGCTGTGGTGGCTCGCTGCCGATCTCTCGCCACTCTGGTTGTCGGTCGCGACGAGCGTGGTCATGATCGTCGTCGCGGTGTGGGAGTCGGTGTCGCTGGGATCGAAGCCGGAACAGGCCGAGGAGCACTGA
- a CDS encoding serine hydrolase domain-containing protein — MFGRRGLIAALVFLFGVAGAQAGSEGRAHNFTPEGLSKVSDYIRNEIATGKFPGAILLLQQHGKPVYCENFGVRDVATEMSMSADTIFRLYSMSKPITCVLAMMLVEEGKLAINDPVSKYIPAFAGMKVGVEKKAEDDKISLELEPLNRPVTIEDLMRHTAGIPYGYYGGGLVNKLYADAGLFDKDSTNAELVAKITALPLAEQPGTIWDYGHSTDVLGRIIEVISGKSLFEFAKERLLDPLGMKDTAFYVADPAKWPRIAEPMPEDRAISPMTRVRDIRKPLKWESGGGGLVGTVGDYARFSQMLLNGGSYEGRRYLKPESLAVMASDHVGPETHVERDKNYYPGESSGYGLGVAVRTSVPPGTSWPLGEYRWDGVGGTFFFIDPEDDLFGIFMVQTPSQRGRIQLALKTLIYQAMGR; from the coding sequence ATGTTCGGGCGCCGCGGGCTGATTGCGGCGCTCGTCTTTTTGTTCGGCGTTGCCGGTGCGCAAGCGGGCTCCGAGGGCCGCGCGCACAACTTTACGCCGGAGGGCCTCTCAAAAGTCTCCGATTACATCAGGAACGAGATCGCGACCGGCAAGTTTCCGGGCGCGATCCTGCTGCTTCAGCAGCACGGCAAGCCGGTCTATTGCGAGAATTTCGGCGTTCGCGATGTCGCGACCGAGATGTCGATGAGCGCGGACACGATCTTCCGGCTCTATTCGATGTCGAAGCCGATCACGTGCGTCCTGGCGATGATGCTGGTCGAAGAGGGCAAGCTCGCGATCAACGATCCCGTCTCGAAGTACATTCCGGCCTTTGCCGGCATGAAGGTCGGCGTCGAGAAGAAGGCCGAGGACGACAAGATCTCGCTGGAGCTGGAGCCGCTCAACCGTCCGGTGACGATCGAGGATTTGATGCGCCACACCGCCGGGATCCCCTACGGCTATTATGGCGGGGGCCTGGTGAACAAGCTCTATGCAGACGCCGGTCTGTTCGACAAGGATTCGACCAACGCCGAACTGGTCGCGAAGATCACCGCGTTGCCGCTCGCCGAACAGCCCGGCACGATCTGGGATTACGGCCACTCCACCGACGTGCTCGGCCGCATCATCGAGGTGATATCGGGCAAATCGCTGTTTGAGTTCGCGAAGGAGCGGCTGCTCGATCCACTCGGGATGAAGGACACCGCGTTCTATGTCGCAGATCCCGCCAAGTGGCCGCGCATCGCCGAGCCGATGCCGGAGGATCGTGCGATCAGCCCGATGACGCGGGTCCGCGATATCAGGAAACCGCTTAAGTGGGAGTCTGGCGGTGGCGGCCTGGTCGGCACCGTCGGCGACTATGCACGCTTCTCACAGATGCTGCTCAACGGCGGCAGCTATGAGGGCCGGCGCTATCTCAAGCCGGAGAGCCTCGCCGTGATGGCGTCGGATCACGTCGGTCCTGAGACTCACGTCGAGCGCGACAAGAACTATTACCCGGGCGAGAGCTCCGGCTACGGCCTCGGCGTCGCCGTCCGCACCTCGGTGCCACCGGGCACGTCGTGGCCGCTCGGCGAATATCGCTGGGACGGCGTCGGCGGCACCTTCTTCTTCATCGATCCCGAAGACGATCTGTTCGGGATTTTCATGGTGCAGACCCCGTCGCAACGCGGCCGAATTCAGCTCGCGCTGAAGACGCTGATCTATCAGGCGATGGGGCGATAG
- a CDS encoding DUF427 domain-containing protein — MKLPGPDHPITITQNPRRVRVTAGDIVIAESTKALTLKEAKYPAVQYVPRADANMALLERTERTTHCPYKGDASYYSIKADGKTLDNAIWTYETPFPAMAEISGHLAFYPDKVKIEEVG, encoded by the coding sequence ATGAAGCTTCCAGGCCCCGACCACCCCATCACCATCACCCAAAACCCCCGGCGCGTCCGCGTCACGGCGGGCGATATCGTGATTGCCGAGAGCACCAAGGCGCTGACGCTGAAAGAGGCCAAATATCCGGCGGTGCAATATGTACCACGGGCGGACGCCAACATGGCGCTGCTGGAGCGCACCGAGCGTACCACCCACTGCCCCTACAAGGGGGACGCCAGCTATTACAGCATCAAGGCCGACGGCAAGACGCTCGACAACGCCATCTGGACCTACGAGACGCCGTTCCCCGCGATGGCGGAGATATCAGGCCATCTTGCCTTCTATCCGGACAAGGTGAAGATCGAGGAAGTCGGCTAA
- the egtB gene encoding ergothioneine biosynthesis protein EgtB — protein MEPGLANNVLLSCLEKNVTKQASATASPPLSSPSADPGGLAPRLETAFLAVRNETERRAAPLSPEDQQIQSMPDASPAKWHRAHTTWFWEQFLLGEHAPGYRPFHPDFAFLFNSYYVSAGPRHARNHRGDITRPSADEVGAYRRYVDAAVVKFFREAGEDTLRAIAPLVEVGLNHEQQHQELMFTDILHAFAQNPVYPAYDRDWRFPSATRTGDEWLTLNEGIHTVGHGDDSFHFDNEKPAHRALVGPVKVARNLVTNGEWLAFMRDGGYRTATLWLMDGFAAVSKEDWQAPGHWREVDGAWQVMTLAGLKPIDPNAPVCHVSYYEADAFARWAGKHLPTEMEWEVAARAGALNDAFGIVWQWTRSSYSPYPGYRAIEGALGEYNGKFMVNQLVLRGSSLATPDGHSRVTYRNFFYPHHRWQFTGLRLADYE, from the coding sequence TTGGAACCGGGTCTCGCCAACAACGTTCTCTTGTCCTGTCTGGAGAAAAACGTGACGAAACAAGCCTCCGCTACGGCCAGTCCGCCGCTTTCGTCACCGTCGGCCGACCCGGGCGGCCTCGCCCCGAGGCTGGAGACCGCTTTTCTCGCCGTCCGCAACGAAACCGAGCGCCGCGCCGCGCCGCTCTCGCCGGAAGACCAGCAGATTCAGTCCATGCCGGATGCGAGCCCCGCGAAATGGCACCGGGCGCATACCACCTGGTTCTGGGAGCAATTCTTGCTCGGCGAGCACGCCCCTGGCTACCGGCCCTTCCACCCCGACTTCGCCTTCCTGTTCAATTCCTATTACGTCAGCGCCGGCCCCCGCCATGCCCGCAATCATCGCGGCGACATCACCCGGCCCAGCGCCGACGAGGTCGGCGCCTATCGCCGCTATGTCGATGCGGCGGTCGTCAAATTCTTCCGGGAGGCCGGCGAGGACACGCTCCGCGCGATCGCGCCACTGGTCGAGGTCGGGCTCAACCACGAGCAGCAGCATCAGGAATTGATGTTCACCGACATCCTGCACGCCTTCGCGCAGAATCCGGTTTATCCGGCCTACGATCGCGACTGGCGCTTTCCGTCCGCGACTCGCACCGGCGACGAATGGCTGACGCTCAACGAAGGCATCCACACCGTCGGCCATGGCGATGACAGCTTTCATTTCGACAACGAAAAACCCGCACATCGCGCGCTCGTCGGCCCGGTCAAAGTCGCCCGCAATCTCGTCACCAATGGCGAATGGCTCGCCTTCATGCGCGACGGCGGTTACCGGACCGCAACGCTGTGGCTGATGGACGGTTTTGCTGCCGTCAGCAAGGAAGATTGGCAGGCCCCGGGCCATTGGCGCGAGGTCGATGGCGCGTGGCAGGTGATGACCCTCGCCGGCCTCAAGCCAATCGATCCCAACGCGCCCGTCTGCCACGTCAGCTATTACGAGGCCGATGCGTTTGCGCGCTGGGCCGGAAAACACCTGCCGACCGAGATGGAATGGGAGGTCGCCGCGCGTGCGGGCGCGCTCAACGACGCCTTTGGCATCGTCTGGCAGTGGACGCGTTCTTCGTATTCACCCTACCCCGGCTACCGCGCCATCGAGGGCGCGCTCGGCGAGTACAACGGCAAGTTCATGGTCAACCAGCTGGTGCTGCGCGGCTCCTCGCTGGCGACGCCCGACGGTCACAGCCGCGTCACATATCGCAACTTCTTCTATCCGCACCACCGCTGGCAGTTCACGGGACTGCGGCTCGCCGACTACGAGTAA
- a CDS encoding acyltransferase, whose protein sequence is MRGKSKTISLPRRLICDLMRASMDVPFVSLSRSLNIRPLLEARAGAMAPAGWAAMFVKAFALVAQDEPVLRTVYAKWPWPSLYELPKSVALIAIARVEDGEECVMPQRIAAPEAMALAALDAEIRRAKTAPIDDVPMFRKIMRATRLPLPLRRLSWAVGLNFGRQRGNWFGSFAVSSVAAYGGGELHPVTPGPFIVSYGVVEPDQTIHVVIRWDHRVTDAAPIARVLTQLEQVLNTEIAAELRAAGSKPIRAVGT, encoded by the coding sequence ATGCGCGGGAAATCCAAGACCATTTCGCTGCCGCGCCGCCTGATTTGCGACCTCATGCGCGCGTCGATGGACGTGCCGTTCGTCTCGCTGTCCCGTTCGCTCAATATCCGGCCCCTGCTGGAGGCCCGCGCGGGCGCGATGGCGCCGGCCGGCTGGGCCGCGATGTTCGTTAAGGCCTTCGCCCTGGTCGCCCAGGACGAGCCCGTCCTGCGCACCGTCTATGCCAAATGGCCTTGGCCATCGCTCTACGAGCTGCCGAAGAGTGTGGCGCTGATCGCCATCGCCCGGGTCGAGGACGGCGAGGAATGCGTGATGCCACAGCGAATCGCGGCCCCGGAGGCCATGGCGCTGGCTGCGCTCGATGCCGAGATCCGGCGCGCCAAGACCGCGCCGATCGATGACGTCCCAATGTTCCGCAAGATCATGCGGGCGACCCGCCTGCCCCTGCCGCTGCGGCGGCTGTCCTGGGCGGTAGGGCTGAATTTCGGCCGCCAGCGCGGCAACTGGTTCGGCAGCTTCGCGGTGAGCTCGGTGGCCGCCTATGGCGGCGGCGAGCTCCACCCTGTTACGCCCGGCCCCTTCATCGTCAGCTATGGGGTGGTCGAGCCCGACCAGACCATCCATGTCGTGATCCGCTGGGACCACCGGGTCACCGACGCGGCCCCGATCGCCAGGGTCCTGACCCAGCTGGAACAGGTTCTGAACACTGAAATTGCTGCCGAATTGCGGGCGGCCGGCTCCAAACCGATCCGGGCGGTCGGGACGTGA
- the egtD gene encoding L-histidine N(alpha)-methyltransferase, whose amino-acid sequence MNVHASALAEAHLPDEQTTAFAREAIEDLSQQPKKLSPKYFYDATGSELFEAITRLPEYYPTRTELAILKERGSEIAKIIPEHAALVEFGAGATTKVRLLLNQSRFAAYVPVDISGDFLKAQANGLKRDFPSLGIYPVAADFTTPFELPKAVATMPKVGFFPGSTIGNFEPHEAQAFLKSARQILGKGAQMIIGADLEKEERLLHAAYNDAAGVTARFNLNVLVRINRELGGNFDLSAFTHGAIYNHARHRIEMHLISRKSQTVRLLGTSFSFKPGESIHTENSYKYSLERFAVLAQGAGWRVRESWTDAARMFSVHALEAVE is encoded by the coding sequence ATGAATGTGCACGCCAGCGCTTTGGCCGAAGCCCATCTGCCTGACGAACAGACGACCGCCTTCGCCCGCGAGGCCATCGAGGACCTCTCGCAGCAGCCAAAAAAACTGTCGCCGAAATATTTTTATGACGCGACCGGATCGGAGCTGTTCGAGGCGATCACGCGCCTGCCGGAATATTATCCGACGCGCACCGAACTTGCGATCCTGAAGGAGCGCGGCAGCGAGATCGCAAAGATCATTCCTGAGCATGCGGCGCTGGTCGAGTTCGGCGCAGGCGCGACCACGAAAGTCCGTCTGCTTCTGAATCAGTCCAGGTTCGCGGCCTATGTGCCCGTCGATATCTCCGGCGATTTCCTGAAGGCGCAGGCCAACGGGCTGAAGCGGGACTTCCCCTCGCTCGGCATCTATCCGGTGGCCGCCGACTTCACCACGCCGTTCGAGCTGCCCAAGGCGGTCGCGACGATGCCCAAGGTCGGCTTCTTCCCCGGCTCGACCATCGGCAATTTCGAGCCGCATGAAGCCCAGGCGTTCCTGAAGAGTGCACGCCAAATCCTCGGCAAGGGCGCGCAGATGATCATCGGCGCCGACCTCGAGAAAGAGGAGCGCCTGCTCCACGCCGCCTATAACGATGCCGCCGGCGTCACCGCACGGTTCAACCTCAATGTTCTGGTGCGGATCAACCGCGAGCTCGGCGGCAATTTCGACCTCTCCGCCTTCACCCACGGCGCGATCTACAATCACGCGCGGCACCGCATCGAGATGCACCTGATCAGCCGAAAGAGCCAGACCGTGCGCCTGCTCGGCACCAGCTTCTCGTTCAAGCCGGGCGAGAGTATCCACACCGAGAACAGCTACAAATACAGCCTCGAGCGTTTTGCTGTGCTGGCGCAAGGCGCCGGCTGGCGTGTTCGCGAGAGCTGGACGGATGCAGCCAGGATGTTCTCGGTGCACGCGCTGGAGGCGGTGGAGTAA
- a CDS encoding threonine aldolase family protein — protein MLYTPPPIDPKAPPVRINLLSDTQTKPTAAMREAMARAEVGDEQVGDDPTVNALCGRVAELMGKEAAVYMPSGTMCNVTATLVHCRPGDEILAHETAHIIAREGGAHAAIGGFQVTQLKGADGQFTPETFRKALHPRTRYQPTQTVVSVEQTANIGGGTIWKKAALDEIVAIAKQHGLLTHMDGARLLNATVASGISPRDMTAGWDSAWIDFSKGLGAPIGGVLAGTRAFIDAVWQWKQRLGGSMRQAGVCAAACIYALDHHVDRLADDHANAHALARGLSQISGVEVQEPETNLVFFKPDGAGVPGDKMVAALRQRGVTLAMMDGRIRACTHLDVNASQIEETIGYVREIVRGA, from the coding sequence ATGCTCTACACCCCTCCCCCGATCGATCCCAAGGCGCCGCCGGTGCGCATCAATCTGCTGTCGGATACGCAGACCAAGCCGACGGCTGCAATGCGCGAGGCGATGGCGCGCGCGGAAGTCGGTGACGAGCAGGTCGGCGACGATCCGACCGTGAATGCGCTGTGCGGGCGCGTCGCCGAGCTGATGGGCAAGGAGGCCGCGGTCTACATGCCCTCCGGCACGATGTGCAACGTCACCGCAACACTGGTGCATTGCCGTCCCGGTGACGAGATCCTCGCGCATGAGACCGCGCACATCATCGCCCGCGAAGGCGGCGCGCATGCCGCGATCGGCGGCTTCCAGGTGACGCAGCTCAAGGGCGCCGACGGCCAGTTCACGCCGGAAACATTCCGCAAGGCGCTGCACCCACGCACGCGCTACCAGCCGACCCAGACGGTCGTCAGCGTCGAGCAGACCGCCAATATCGGCGGCGGCACGATCTGGAAGAAGGCGGCGCTCGACGAGATCGTCGCGATCGCCAAGCAACATGGCCTCCTCACCCACATGGACGGCGCACGCCTGCTCAACGCGACAGTGGCAAGCGGCATCTCGCCGCGCGACATGACCGCAGGCTGGGATTCGGCCTGGATTGATTTCTCCAAGGGCCTCGGCGCGCCGATCGGCGGCGTGCTCGCTGGCACCCGTGCCTTCATCGATGCGGTCTGGCAGTGGAAGCAGCGGCTCGGCGGCTCGATGCGGCAGGCCGGCGTCTGCGCGGCCGCCTGTATCTACGCGCTCGACCATCACGTCGACCGCCTCGCCGACGACCACGCCAATGCGCACGCGCTCGCCCGCGGCCTGTCGCAGATCTCGGGCGTCGAGGTGCAGGAGCCCGAGACCAACCTCGTGTTCTTCAAGCCCGACGGCGCCGGCGTGCCCGGCGACAAGATGGTCGCCGCACTGCGCCAGCGCGGCGTGACGCTTGCGATGATGGACGGCCGCATCCGCGCCTGCACCCATCTCGACGTCAATGCGAGCCAGATCGAGGAGACGATCGGCTATGTCAGAGAGATCGTGCGCGGGGCGTAA
- a CDS encoding serine hydrolase domain-containing protein produces MILRFGLRALVCGALVSFGAMSLARAEGTYEIPAAAHFNQDKLARISEFFKNEVATGKIAGATVLIKQHGKPAYHEAFGVQDVVSKTPITDKTIFRLFSMTKAITSVAAMKLVEDGRIKLDDAVSIYIPSFANVKVGVEKKAEDGTRSLELVPLNRPITVRDLMTHTSGITYGFYGDSLVRQAYRAAKIYDGDFDLAEFAERIAKLPLHNQPGALWQYGHSTDILARVMEVAAGKPLLDIERETLLGPLGMVDTGFLVTDPEKQKLLAQPVPNDADFRVGRINDPTVVKKIQFASGGMVTTMADYERFAQMLLNGGSLDGKTILKPETFKLMVTDQIGPGSGVDRDYFYFPGDGFGFGLGLAVRTDPGNAKPPPPGDLGELKWDGASGCYFVIDPKQDMFFVLLEQTPTERQRIQRTLKQLVYEAMEK; encoded by the coding sequence ATGATTTTACGTTTTGGACTACGTGCGCTCGTCTGCGGCGCGCTTGTATCGTTTGGCGCGATGTCGCTCGCGCGTGCGGAAGGCACCTACGAGATTCCGGCCGCTGCGCATTTCAATCAGGACAAGCTCGCGAGGATCAGCGAGTTCTTCAAGAACGAGGTCGCGACCGGCAAGATCGCCGGCGCAACCGTCTTGATCAAGCAGCACGGCAAGCCGGCCTATCATGAGGCCTTCGGCGTGCAGGACGTGGTCAGCAAGACGCCGATCACCGACAAGACGATCTTCCGCCTGTTCTCGATGACCAAGGCGATCACTTCGGTGGCCGCGATGAAACTGGTCGAGGACGGCAGGATCAAGCTCGACGATGCCGTCTCCATATACATCCCGTCCTTTGCCAATGTGAAGGTCGGCGTCGAGAAGAAGGCCGAGGACGGCACCAGGTCGCTCGAGCTCGTGCCGCTGAACCGGCCGATCACGGTGCGCGATCTGATGACGCACACCTCGGGCATCACCTACGGCTTCTATGGCGACAGCCTCGTTCGCCAGGCCTATCGCGCCGCCAAGATCTATGACGGCGATTTCGACCTCGCCGAGTTCGCCGAGCGAATCGCCAAGCTGCCGCTGCACAACCAGCCGGGCGCACTCTGGCAATACGGCCATTCCACCGACATCCTTGCACGCGTAATGGAAGTCGCCGCCGGCAAGCCGCTGCTTGATATTGAGCGGGAGACGCTGCTCGGTCCGCTCGGCATGGTCGACACGGGCTTCCTCGTCACGGACCCCGAGAAGCAGAAACTGCTGGCGCAGCCGGTGCCGAATGACGCCGATTTTCGTGTTGGCCGCATCAACGATCCGACGGTCGTCAAGAAGATCCAGTTCGCCAGCGGCGGCATGGTGACGACCATGGCCGATTACGAGCGCTTCGCGCAGATGCTGCTCAACGGCGGCTCGCTCGACGGCAAGACCATCCTGAAGCCCGAGACGTTCAAGCTGATGGTGACCGATCAGATCGGCCCCGGCTCCGGCGTCGATCGCGATTATTTCTATTTCCCCGGCGATGGCTTCGGCTTCGGGCTCGGCCTTGCCGTCCGCACTGATCCCGGCAACGCAAAACCGCCGCCGCCCGGCGATCTCGGGGAATTGAAGTGGGACGGCGCCTCCGGCTGCTATTTCGTGATCGACCCCAAGCAGGACATGTTCTTTGTGCTGCTGGAACAGACCCCGACCGAGCGCCAGCGCATCCAACGGACATTGAAGCAGCTAGTCTATGAAGCCATGGAGAAGTGA
- the rpsD gene encoding 30S ribosomal protein S4, with the protein MTKRSEAKYKLDRRMGQNIWGRPKSPVNRREYGPGQHGQRRKGKLSDFGVQLRAKQKLKGYYANISERQFHGIYVEASRLKGDTGENLIGLLERRLDAVVYRAKFVSTIFAARQFINHGHIKVNGRKVNISSYQIKVGDVIEVKDASKQLAHVLEASQLPERDTPDYLEVDHGKMTAKYVRIPGLSDVPFPVQMEPHLVVEFYSR; encoded by the coding sequence ATGACTAAGCGCAGTGAGGCGAAGTACAAACTCGATCGCCGTATGGGCCAGAACATCTGGGGCCGCCCGAAGAGCCCCGTCAACCGCAGGGAATACGGTCCCGGCCAGCACGGCCAGCGCCGCAAGGGCAAGCTCTCCGACTTCGGCGTGCAGCTGCGCGCCAAGCAGAAGTTGAAGGGCTACTACGCCAACATTTCCGAGCGTCAGTTCCACGGCATCTATGTCGAGGCGAGCCGCCTCAAGGGTGACACCGGCGAGAACCTGATCGGCCTGCTCGAGCGTCGTCTCGACGCGGTCGTGTACCGCGCCAAGTTCGTCTCGACGATCTTCGCCGCCCGCCAGTTCATCAACCACGGCCACATCAAGGTGAACGGCCGCAAGGTCAACATCTCGAGCTACCAGATCAAGGTCGGCGACGTGATCGAGGTCAAGGACGCCTCCAAGCAGCTCGCCCACGTTCTCGAAGCGAGCCAGCTCCCCGAGCGCGACACCCCCGACTATCTCGAAGTCGACCACGGCAAGATGACCGCCAAGTACGTGCGCATCCCCGGTCTCTCCGATGTGCCGTTCCCGGTGCAGATGGAGCCCCATCTGGTCGTCGAATTCTATTCGCGCTGA
- a CDS encoding O-acetyl-ADP-ribose deacetylase → MTVLTRQIGGVQLEIIVADITTLSIDAIVNAANTSLLGGGGVDGAIHRAAGPELVAECRMLHGCKTGDAKITKGYRLKAAHVIHTVGPVWNGGTTGEDDLLASCYRRVMELCGTHKLASVAFPAISTGIYRFPADRAAEIAVRTTVDMLPAAPSVGRVVFCCFSEPSAKLHADALARHGNPCA, encoded by the coding sequence GTGACGGTGCTGACGCGCCAGATCGGCGGCGTCCAGCTCGAAATCATCGTTGCTGACATCACTACACTGAGCATTGACGCTATCGTCAACGCCGCCAATACGTCGCTCCTTGGCGGGGGCGGCGTGGACGGTGCGATCCATCGCGCGGCGGGGCCCGAGCTCGTCGCCGAATGCAGGATGCTCCATGGCTGCAAGACCGGCGATGCCAAGATTACCAAGGGCTATCGGCTCAAGGCGGCGCATGTGATCCATACCGTCGGACCGGTCTGGAATGGCGGCACAACCGGCGAGGACGATCTGCTCGCCTCCTGCTATCGCCGCGTGATGGAGCTGTGCGGAACGCACAAGCTGGCCTCAGTGGCGTTCCCTGCGATTTCAACCGGCATCTATCGTTTTCCAGCCGACCGGGCGGCCGAGATCGCCGTCCGCACGACGGTCGACATGTTGCCCGCCGCGCCATCCGTTGGTCGGGTCGTTTTCTGCTGCTTCTCCGAGCCAAGCGCCAAACTCCATGCCGATGCGCTCGCGCGGCACGGCAACCCTTGTGCCTGA
- the grxD gene encoding Grx4 family monothiol glutaredoxin, producing MSIEEFIANEVKSNDVVLFMKGTPQFPQCGFSGQVVQILDHIGVGYKGLNVLESAELRNAIKEYSNWPTIPQLYVKGEFVGGCDIVREMFQAGELQQLFSEKGVAVAA from the coding sequence ATGAGCATCGAGGAATTCATCGCCAACGAAGTGAAGTCGAACGACGTGGTTCTGTTCATGAAGGGGACGCCGCAATTTCCGCAGTGCGGTTTCTCCGGCCAGGTCGTCCAGATCCTCGACCACATCGGCGTCGGCTATAAGGGCCTCAACGTTCTCGAATCCGCCGAACTGCGCAACGCCATCAAGGAATATTCGAATTGGCCGACCATCCCGCAGCTCTATGTGAAGGGTGAGTTTGTCGGCGGCTGCGATATCGTCCGCGAGATGTTCCAGGCCGGCGAATTGCAGCAGCTCTTCTCCGAGAAGGGCGTCGCGGTCGCGGCCTGA